The following coding sequences lie in one Lentilactobacillus sp. SPB1-3 genomic window:
- the argR gene encoding arginine repressor: MKKESRQAKIEQIINQYTITTQEELMSKLKETGISVTQATLSRDIREMQIVKQPDSSGNARYMVFKSGNQNELERLNRMINSSVTDVKQIEFINVIHTQPSYANPLSAVLDDLKLDNVTGTLAGYDTIVIFCPGKPEATQVHDFFMQRVNPELMIPTAE; encoded by the coding sequence AATCGCGCCAAGCAAAGATTGAACAGATTATTAATCAATATACAATTACTACTCAAGAAGAATTGATGAGTAAGCTTAAAGAAACTGGCATTAGTGTAACTCAAGCGACTCTGTCTAGGGATATCCGAGAAATGCAGATTGTTAAGCAACCTGATAGCTCAGGGAATGCCCGCTATATGGTGTTTAAGTCAGGTAATCAAAATGAATTGGAACGGTTGAATCGTATGATTAACAGTTCCGTAACTGATGTTAAACAGATTGAATTCATAAACGTGATTCATACTCAGCCAAGTTATGCTAACCCATTGTCTGCGGTGTTGGATGATCTTAAGTTAGATAACGTAACTGGAACCTTGGCAGGATATGATACCATCGTTATCTTTTGTCCTGGTAAGCCTGAAGCCACTCAGGTCCATGATTTCTTCATGCAACGCGTTAACCCAGAATTGATGATTCCTACCGCCGAATAA